The nucleotide window GGATTTGCCGCCACAGCAGCCTGATACGACGCCAGCGCGCCGGAAGTGTCTCCTTCTTGTTCCAAGAGTATACCGAGATCATTGTGAGCGCGGCAGTCTTGCGGATTCAAGCGCAAGGCTTCTTCATACGCTTCCCGTGCTTCTTCCATACGACCGTCCGCCATCAACACGCCGCCAATATTGAAATACAGGTCTTCCTGATAGACAAGTGATTGTTCGCCGCTGCCCAAGGCGGCGTGCAGCAATTTTTCCGCGAGCTTATACTCTTTTTTTTGTTCCATCCCATAGCCGATGCGGAAAGGCATATAGAGCGCGTACTTTTCTTGGAGCAATTGTTCCGCTTCCGGTTTTGCCTTTTCAACTTCCCCGCTGCGCAGCCATGATTCAGCGCGCGCATAATGCCACCGTGCCTTATCAGGCTGATAATCAACAAAATTCACGGACGATAAAAGATAAAATGCCGCAAACAGCACTGCAAGTGTGGCGAAGGAGAGAAATTTCTTTTCCAGAAGGAGCTGCCACAATCGGTACAGACCGTATGCACCGATCAGAAAGAGGAAAGGATAGAGCGGGTGTCGGGCGCGCGCATTTACAAAGAAAGGAAAGAAGGAAATCCAATAAACGGCGATCAGTCCGTAGACCAATGCGAGCAGAGACCATCTTGACGATCCGCTTCCGTGCTGCTGCCAAGGTAATGCCTTCTTGAATCCATCTCGGATGAGCAAAATCGATCCAAACAAAAACAGTGCCAGCACATGGGGGAAGCCCGGCAAATATTTTAAAGGCCCGTAGTAATACTTTTCATATTGGACTACCTTATTCTCGGTGATTTCCCAAGGCGACCAAAATAAGAGCGCCTTTTTCAAAGTCAAGCGCAGCGCAGCGCCCGGATTCTCTTTGATCCAAGCAAGGGCTTTACGTGCAAAGATATAAGAGGCTTCCGAATGTGTTAGCCGAGGATTACCCACTTCCCTGCCCAGCCCCTGCACCATACGATCATACTCCCACACCGAGAACTGGCCGCTGCCTTCGAGTTTTTGCAGATAAGGCGACCATGAGGTATAGCCATCAGCATCTTCGTTGTAGCCAATGTGAAGATTTTCGCCGAAATAGGTGGAGATCGGCACAAATTCGCCGGAAACCATATAGTTGCGCACGGTTACAGGAGCAATAACAAGGGCTGTAATCCCGGCAAGAGCAAGCCACGCCGCGGCGACAGCTTTGAGCTGTTTATGACGCCGGCCGACCCACAAGAGCCAGGCGGCCATAAAGGGTCCATAGAGGAGGATATTGGGGCGCATCAAGGCATAACAGCCAGTGAGCACGGCGACAAAAAGAATCCATTTCACAGAGAAATCTTTTTGCCAGCGATGGAGAAGCAAAAAAAGACAAGGAAGCAAAAAAACGAAAATAGCAGGGTCGTTTACTTCGCCTTCGTAAAAAATACCGCCCCAATAAACCGCCATGAGGGCGCTCGTAAAAAGGGCAACGCCTTGTCCGAAGATAAGGGAGGCAAAACGAAACATAAGCACGATGGCGGATAAGCCCAAGATGATGTTAAAGATACGGGGCGCCAAATAACTTCCGTTGCTGACATAATAAATGGCGGCGAGGAGATAGGTGTAGGCAGGCGGCCGATAGTAAGGCGTGGTGATAATCTTTGGGTCATTCCGTCCCGGCGGCAGTGTCCAATCCCCTGAAAGGATAGCACGGGCGTGATAATCCTGCACTGACATGTCCTGACGGAGCTCAACAAAATCAGGAGCATGCACGACATTATAGAGATACCAGAGACGCAACAAAAGAGCAATAAAAAAGATCAGAACCAACCAAAGCCTATAGCTGTGATTATTGGGTTTAGGGAGTTTCACAATGAAACCCTTTCTCTACTGGAACGCTCTTTGAAAAAGACCATGTCGGTGATCACTTATCGCTTCGTCTGATCCATCCGCTGTTGGGGGAATCGCTGTATTGATTGAGTTCATCCGACTTCTATTTGATTGTTAAGAAAGGCGGTTCAACACAAAGTGGGTAAGCCCTTCCAGAGATTGCCGGTATAGGGAGCTGGGAAGCACAGAGATTGATTGAAGCGCTTTTTCTATATAGCCTTCGGCTTCTTCGCGAACAAAAGCCGCCACTTCCAATGCGTCAACCTGTTTCTTGATCCATTCACAATCGTCGTCGTCCAACTCTTGACCTTTCAGTGCTTGCAGTCGGTCACGCTCTTCGTTATCCATACGTTGCCGCATCACAACCAGAGGAAGGGTCTGTTTGCCCTCCGCCACATCGCCGCATTCCGGCTTGCCCAGGGCGGCGGCAGTTTGTGTCAGATCCAACAAATCATCGATGAGTTGGAAAGCGATGCCCAAATCAATACCGAATTGGTAGAGTGTATCAACCTTTTCTTTGTCGAAAAGGTACGCAGGCCCGGCACAGACAGCGGCAAACAAACTAGCGGTTTTCGTATCGGCCAAGGTAATACAGTCGCTTTTATCGGTCTCTTGCGGGTTCCGGTCAAAGAAACGTAATTCGCCGCCTGCCATGCGCCGCATGGCATACAAGGCGCCCTTCAAAAGATCGGGGCATTCATATTCCAATAAGATTTCGAAAGAACGGGCGACCAGATAATCGCCTCCCAAAATGGCAGCGTGTTCATTCCACAATTCATTGAGAGACGAACTGCCGCGACGGAGCGACGCGTGGTCGACCACGTCGTCATGGGCGAGGGACGCCATATGAATCGCTTCATAAGCGGCTGCGAGACGAACGAGCCCACTTTGATCCTCCTCTCCCAGCGCACCGGCGCTGAGCAGGCACAATGCGGGCCGCAGCAATTTGCCTTCAAAGTGTTGCCCCTGTCCCATACTGGCCAAACCGCCGACTAAAGAGAGGACTTCCGACCACAAAGCGGCCACGGTAAACCGAACCTCTTTCATGGCGGGCGCAATGGGCGCATACACGTCTGTTAAAGAGCTATTGTTCATAAGTCGAAAATTGTACCATACATTGTTTTTAAGACCAAATAGGCCTTGTTAATTATCCCTTTATTTTCGGGTTCACATCCCTAATCCGCCGTCCACGGGAATGACAGTACCCGTAATATATGCGGCTTGGTCAGAGGCAAGAAAGGCAACGAGCGGCGCGATATCTTCGGGCAGTCCGCTGCGATTCAAAGGAATACGTTTCAGAGCTTCTTCGCGCATGGCAGGCGTCATGGCGGCAGTCATATCGGTTTCCACAAAACCAGGCGCAACAAGATTGACCGTGATATGGCGCGGCGCCAATTCTCGCGCGCACGCTTTGGTAAAGCCGACCAAGCCCGCTTTCGCAGCGGCGTAATTGCATTGTCCGGCTTGTCCGTGCAAGCCTACGACGGAACCGATATTGATGATACGCCCAAAGCGCTGCCGAATCATAACACGCGATACAGCTCGGGTCAAATAAAAGACGCCATCCAGGTTGGTTTGCATCACCGTGCGCCATTGCTCATCGGTCATGCGCATCAACAGGCCGTCATGGGTGACGCCGGCGTTGTTGACCAGAATGTGAAGGGCTCCGAAATGCGCTGTCACCGACTTCACCAAGGCCGAGGCGGCATCAGGATTGCTGATGTCTGCTGCGAGCCCCAAACAAGTGTCGCTGATTGTCTCGGCCGCTTCCTGCGCACGAGACGCATCCCTTCCGCACAAGGCTACTTGCGCGCCTTCTTTGGCGAAATAGGCGGCGCAGGCAAGGCCGATGCCGCGGGTGCCGCCGGTGATCAATACAACCTTATCTTGAAACAGCTTCACGGCTCAGCCCCCCTCCCGTGCCGCGAAATTGCGGCACTGTTCAGGCGCTGCTCCACCGCAGACGACGGGCCCGTCCGGCGTACGTTTCGCCAAGCCCTGCAACACCGTGCCGGGACCTGCTTCTACGGCGCTGCGCTTTCCAAGCTGTTCCATGACCCGAGTCCATTGCACGGGACGGTAGAGCTGCGCCGCAAGGAGACTGCGTATCGCCTCAGGATCTGTTTCCCATTCTCCCGAGACGGAAGAAAGAAAGGGACGCTTCGGCGGCAAGATCGGAAAGGCTTTAAGAAAGGCCGCCAGTTGATCGGCAGCAGGTTTCATAAACTTCGAATGGAAAGGTCCTGATACGGACAAAGGAAGCAGTCGTTTCGCGCCGCCTTCTTTCAGGCGCCGGGCTGCTTCTTTCAAGGCGTCCCCTGTCCCGGAGATAATGGTTTGGAAACTTCCGTTGTAATTGGCGACCTGTACGTCGTCGGGTAAGAGGGCTTCAATATCGGCCGGCGCCAATCCGAGCACAGCCGTCATGCCCCCTTCGGGCACATCTGTTGACATCAAGCGCGCCCGCTCCACGACAAAGACCAAGGCGTCGGCAAAATCGATGGCTCCCGCTGCGACCAAGGCGGAAATCTCGCCGAGGCTATGGCCGGCGCAGGCGGCGGGTTCCACACCCAAGTGCTGCAAATAGGCAGCGACTGCCACTTCCACACAGACCAAGGCGGGCTGGGCGACGCGTGTATCGTGCAGCGCCTCTTGCGTGCCTTCCATGATCAGGTGATACAGTTCATTACTGAGGATGTTTTGGGCAATATCAAAAAGGGCATGGCTTTCCGGGCAGGTATCTTGAAAAAGTGCGGCGGCGCCGGCTTGTTGGCTGCCTTGACCGGGGAATAAAAATGCGGGCATTATGTGGAGTTCCTCCCTGACCGGTACCACTACAGGGGAAGGGCATCCGTCCCTGTCGGTAAAGGCGTGTTTTCGCTGGCGTCTGAAGGGGTGATGCCATTGACCGATGAATTTCCATTGCCGTTGCTTGCGCGCAGGCTTTGAATATTCTCATGTATGTGACCGATCAGGTCGGTTTCGATGGCGGCGCGGGCGCCAATGATGGCGTTCTCCACGGCTTTGGACGCACAGGAACCGTGCAAAATCACGACCATCCCATCCACGCCGAGCAAGGGCGCGCCGGGATATTCGTTGGGATCCATCTTTTGCTTCATTTGGAGCAGCGCTTTGCGTGCGAGTACGGCGCCGAGTTTACTCATGGAGGTGCTCTCGAAAGTCTCGCGGATCAGCTGGCTCATGAAGGAGGCGATTGCCTCAGTAGTTTTCAAGAAAAGGTTTCCGATGAAACCATCACAGACGACGACATCGGCTTTGCCCTCGGTCATGGCGCGGGGCTCCACATTGCCGACGAAATTGAGATGGGTAGATTTGGACAAGGTAGCGTGGGCTTCCCGTGCGATACACCCGCCTTTTTGGTTTTCTTCGCCAATATTCAAAAGGGCGACCCGCGGATTATCAACGCCCAGCCCATAGCGGGAGTAGGCGACACCCATCTCTGCGAATTGACACAATTGACGGGCGGAACAATCCACATTGGCGCCGAGATCGAGCAAAACGACGCGGCCTTGCAAGGTGGGCAGCATTTGCGTGATGGCGGGCCGAGACACACCGGGGATGGGACCGAGAATCGTACGCGCTGCCACCATGACCGCGCCTGTGTTGCCGGCGCTGATCACAGCGTCTGCCTCCCCTTGCTTCACCATACGCATGGCGACTAAGAGGGACGATTGCTTTTTATGGCGCACCGCCATGACGGGTTGTTCGTGTGATAAAATCGTTTCGGGAGCATGGCGCACTTCGATGGCGCCCATCTTGGAATAGGCAGACAGCTTCTCGCGAAGCAAGGTCTCATCGCCAACCAAGATGATTTCCACATCCGATTGTAAACTGGCCTGTACGGCGCCTTCGATTTCAACATCCGGCGCGGCGTCAGTGCCCATGGTGTCCACGGCTATGCGCACGATATCACTTCCCCGGAGACGGTGTGACGCAGATGCGGGTGTACCCGCTCATAAGGCTCACGAACCGTCTCGAATTGAAGGTTAATCATTTTCCGGTTTGACGACAACGCGGCCTTTGTAAAAGCCGGTCTTCAGGCACACGCGGTGCGGGAGCTTGGCTTCGCCGGAGTCGGGGCATTCAATGACATTCGGCGCAGTGAGTCCGTGATGAGAACGGCGCATACGTTTTTTCGTGCTTCCGGTACGTCTTTTTGGTACTGGCATGGTAACTTATTCCTTTTTGTTGTTCGGGTCGAATTCCGGGAAAAGTTGTGCAAGTTTAGCAAGGCCGGAATTGCCGGGTTGTTCTGGTTCCTGTACGCTTTGACAGGTGCAAGAGCTAAGGTTCAAATTTTCTCCGCAGCGCGGGCACAAGCCCTGACAGGTTTCGTTGCAGATTATACGTGTCGGCTGGGCAAGGACCAGCTCTTCCCACATATAGGGTGCTACATCAATTTCCGTCAGATCCGCAACGGTCGGCGGATTGTCGGCATGCACAGACGCTGTAAGTTCATGATCGTCCGAGCTGTGTCCCAGCTCCCGGTACACACCGGAAGTATCCTTGGTAAAGACCCAAGAGACCGGCACTTTCACCAGTTGTTTCGCCGGCGCTAAGCACCGGTAACAGGCTTCTGCGAAGACACCGTTGACTGTGCCGCGAAACAAATAGTTGTCATCGAGCGGCACAAACTGCCCCGATATCGATACTTCATCGATCGGCAGGGTACTGGTGGAGCCGGGTTGAATCTCCGAGACAAGCGCACGCGCATCCAATGTATAGCCTGTTTCTTCTATGGAGGAAACAGGAATCCTAAAGGTATTCATGCATCCATATCTTTCTACGGAAGCGTGACGCTGCCGGTTAGTGTATCAAAAACACAGTAAAGACTTCAATATACAAACGCCTTATCCGAAGTAAACACTGACAAAGGGGATAAAAATTCTTTTGCCCTGTTTTTAGGCATAAAGGCTTGGGTACTGAAAATTCATGTTGTATAGTATTTTTTGATATGGTATTCTATACTAAAAGGGATGGCAGATGGGAACGGCCTGTCAAATCAGGCGCCTATGCGCAGCGTTCCATCACAACTGATCGCCCGTCCCCTGCTACAATCTCAATGTGTTTAAGCCATGAACATGAGGAACCGCAGCCATGATTTTTTTGGATAAGGTCAAACGAAGACTGGGGCCCGGTGTCGTCTTTTACTGCGACACCTTCCAAGTAGACGCGGGATCGAGCACCGCCTTATGGGGACCCAGCGGCTGCGGCAAATCGACTATGCTCAATCTCATCTCCGGATTATTGAAGCCCGATTCGGGTATCGTCCGCGTTGACGGGCAGGAAATCCAACATTTATCAGAAAGCAAATTGGACGCTTTCCGCGCCGAGCGTATGGGCTTTGTCTTTCAAACTTTCAACTTACTCGCGCCCTTTAATGTGCTCAACAATGTGGTGCTCGGCATGCGCTTTGCCGATGTCCTTCCCCAAAAAGAATGGAAGGACCGCGCTCATGCCATGTTGGAGCGCGTGGGACTGTCCCACCGCCTCAACAGCAAACCCAACACCCTCAGCGTAGGCGAGCGCCAACGGGTCGCCATTGCACGCGCCTTGGTCAACACGCCTAAAATCATCGTTGCTGATGAGCCCACGGGCAGCCTCGACCCGAAAGCGGCGGATTCGGTCATGACCCTGCTGCTGGAATTATGCGCCCAAGAAAAGGTCACCCTCTTGCTCGTGACCCATGATAAGGGTATCGCCGACCGACTCCCCCATATCTTCGACTGTTCGGCTTTGGTACAGGAGGATCCCTCATGAGTCTTTGGCATATTGCATGGAGTTATCTCTGGAACCGGAAATTCACCACCGTCCTCACCATTCTATCGGTCGCGCTCGGCGTGGGACTCATCTCCGCCATCCTCACGCTGCGCGACGAAACGCAGCGCCGTTTTGAAGAGGAAGGGCAAGCCTTTGACCTCGTCATTGGCGCAAAGGGCAATCCGCTGCAGCTCGTCTTGAGCACGGTCTACTTTCTCGACGCGCCCACAGGCAACGTGGATTGGGCGCTCTATGAGGCGTTGAAAGATCATGACGACGTGACCGCCCTCTTCCCCGTCGGCATGGGCGATACCTACGCCGGATTTCGCATTGTTGGCGTCACCCCCGAGCTGATGGACTTTGAGCCCGGCGGACGTACCCCCTACGCCCTCGCCGAAGGCAGCCATTTCACAAAACCCTTCGAAGCGGTCATCGGCGCGAACGTGGCGGAAACGACCAACTTGAAGCTGGGCGACAGCTTTGTAGGCACCCACGGCATGGTGGCATCGCCCTATGCCGAGGTACACGAACATCATCCCTACACTGTGGTGGGCATCCTGCAGCGTTCGGGATCACCCAACGACCGCGCCATCTTCTGCGATCTCCAATCGGTGTGGGATGTACACAGCCACGGCGATGAAGAGGAGCACGACGCAGCAGCTGCGGCGGCGACGGAAGACGAAGCGGATGACCATCATCATCATGACAAGGAAATCACGGCGCTCTTGGTCAAACTCGAATCGCCCGCCATCCGTTTCGAGTTCAAGGACATGATCAACCGCCGCTCCAACGCCATGGCCGCCATACCCATTCAGGAAATCCAAAAACTCTATGAACAGCTCTTGGGTACGGCGAAATTGGTATTGCTCGCCATTGGCTACCTCGTCGTCGCCATCTCCGCCCTGTCCATACTCATCGGTCTCTATATGGCGATTTTGCAGCGCAAACGAGACCTTGCTATCATGCGTGCACTCGGCGCGGCGCGCGGCGAGATCTTCGGCGCTGTCATCATCGAGGCGTTCTGGGTCACCTTGCTCGGCATCCTCGTGGGCTGGCTCCTCGGCAGCAGCGTGTGCATGGTCTTGAATCGCTATCTCGTCGTGAAGATTGGTTTCCACGTGCCGCCCGTATCCCTGAGCGCCGATCTCGTCGCCGCATACTCTGCGGTGCTGCTCATGGGCTTGGTGGCGGGCATCCTGCCGGCGTGGCAGGCATACCGCACCAATGTGGCCCGTGACCTGGCAGAATTATAAGGAATTGTTTCTTCGGCGGAGCCGCCGCACAGCCTAAAACGTGGTGCTTGCAACGGGGCGGCTTCGCATATCCCATACCCTAAACCTCAACGAATATCAAAACAACATTTAAGGGAATACATGTATGCGCAAACGTTCTAAACGGGATTTATTGACGCTCCTCGGTCTCGTCATCATTGTGGTATCCATCATCAGCGTGAACGGATATTTACGCCGCGCCGGCTTGCGCGAACACTTCGAGAAGATGCGTGCCGCCCTCGAACAAAAACACCGCAGCGAAGGGGTCAAACTCATCGACTGGACCGAGCTGCATGCCGTCGTCGGCAATCGCCGCACAGGCGCGACCTTTCCCGAATCCCTCAAAGAAAAAGACGGGCGCCTGGTCAATATCGTCGGTTTCATGAACGCCATCGATCAGTTCCGCAACGTCACCGAATTCATGCTGCTGCCCGTGCCCATCACCTGTTTCTTTTGTGATGTGCCGCCTATGCGCGACATCATCGAGGTCAAGCTGCAGCAACCTGCCAACATGATTAATGAACCGGTGTTGGTGGGCGGCAGGCTGCGCATCCACGAAGGGCCCAAACCCCTCTTCTTCTACACCATTGAAGACGCCAAATGGAATGAAGCCGTCTCCGATGAAGAGAGTACCGATAAGGTCATCGAACAGGAACACAAGCTCCATCTCATCGACGGCTTTAAAGAACTGCGCGGTGAATCGCCGCTCCTTGATCTTGACGATGAGGAAGAGTTGCTGCCCGGCTACGAAATTAACCTGCAGACAACGGCGCCCGAAAGTACCGAAGAATAAGCGCGCTCTGCGGCAAGAGTCTCCGTCGTTAATCCATATAGCCCAAGCGGCGCAGCTGTTCTCGTGTCTCCTCGTCGATGGTGACCTCCTGCCCCACGCCACGGCGTGCGCGGAGGTTCGCCTTATACTGCGTCTCCAACAAGGACTGCATGCGCCTGACGGTGTCGGCTTCCGACGCCGCCAAATTCGCTGATTCCACGGGATCCGATCGCCATGCATAGAGCTGTGCGCTGCCGTCGCCATGGTCGACGATCAGCTTTCGATCGCCGTCGATCACCGATTCCAAATCCGTGTTCCATTCCTCGGTCATACCCCGCGTTTTCGCGTAGAGCGGGCGCGGGCTATCGTCAAAGAGCGTCCTGCCCTGCCACGTATCCGACGCTTCCGTCCCCAAGAGCAGGCTCAGACTGGGCAGCACATCGATGAGCTGCACAGGATGGGTGTATACGCCCTTGGGCACAGCAGGACCAAAGAGCAGCAAAGGAACGTGCAGTTCGCATTCATAGAGGGAAAGACCGTGCCCCAGCAGATCATGATCCCAGAAATGTTCCCCATGATCGGCGAGAATCACAAAGAGCGTTTCCGGCGCTTGGCTGCGCACAGCCGTGACCAAACGGCGCAGCTGGTCATCGGTATAGCGGATGCACGCATCATAGAGACAGCGCACCGCCTCACGGCCCGCTTCCGACAATGGCGCCATGGGCCGCCTTTCGAGCTGACCGGTCTTGTATTTGCAATGGGCCATGAGATAGTCCAAAAAATCTTCCACGACCGCTGTTTCATCCGCCTCTAAGGCGTCCCGATCATAGCCCATCATACTTCTGTATTCCGGCGGCGGATTATAGGGCAGATGGGGATCCATATAGTGGGCGTACAAGAAAAAGGAGCCCTTCACTTTCGCCAGCTCTTCCAGCGCCCAATCGCTCACCACGCTGCCCGTATCATCCACAGAAACGCGGTACACGTCAAAACCGCGGTCAAAGCCGAATTCCGGCAAGAGATTGCCGTTCGTTTGGATGCCGATGGTCCCATAGCCCCACGCCTTCATGACCGCCGCCATGGGCGTCAGCTCGGGCGATAAGGCGGCCAAGGCAGGCGAACCCTCCGGCGGCAGCGTGTCGTAGATCACCTGATGGCTGTCCACGTAGAGGGAGGTGAAGAGCGAGCTCATAGACGGTCGGGTCCACGTGCAATTGCTCATAGCTTCGCTGAAAAAGGCGCTCTCCCCCAGGAG belongs to Candidatus Hydrogenedentota bacterium and includes:
- a CDS encoding ABC transporter permease, whose translation is MSLWHIAWSYLWNRKFTTVLTILSVALGVGLISAILTLRDETQRRFEEEGQAFDLVIGAKGNPLQLVLSTVYFLDAPTGNVDWALYEALKDHDDVTALFPVGMGDTYAGFRIVGVTPELMDFEPGGRTPYALAEGSHFTKPFEAVIGANVAETTNLKLGDSFVGTHGMVASPYAEVHEHHPYTVVGILQRSGSPNDRAIFCDLQSVWDVHSHGDEEEHDAAAAAATEDEADDHHHHDKEITALLVKLESPAIRFEFKDMINRRSNAMAAIPIQEIQKLYEQLLGTAKLVLLAIGYLVVAISALSILIGLYMAILQRKRDLAIMRALGAARGEIFGAVIIEAFWVTLLGILVGWLLGSSVCMVLNRYLVVKIGFHVPPVSLSADLVAAYSAVLLMGLVAGILPAWQAYRTNVARDLAEL
- the rpmF gene encoding 50S ribosomal protein L32; this encodes MPVPKRRTGSTKKRMRRSHHGLTAPNVIECPDSGEAKLPHRVCLKTGFYKGRVVVKPEND
- a CDS encoding DUF3299 domain-containing protein, with translation MRKRSKRDLLTLLGLVIIVVSIISVNGYLRRAGLREHFEKMRAALEQKHRSEGVKLIDWTELHAVVGNRRTGATFPESLKEKDGRLVNIVGFMNAIDQFRNVTEFMLLPVPITCFFCDVPPMRDIIEVKLQQPANMINEPVLVGGRLRIHEGPKPLFFYTIEDAKWNEAVSDEESTDKVIEQEHKLHLIDGFKELRGESPLLDLDDEEELLPGYEINLQTTAPESTEE
- the fabG gene encoding 3-oxoacyl-[acyl-carrier-protein] reductase; its protein translation is MFQDKVVLITGGTRGIGLACAAYFAKEGAQVALCGRDASRAQEAAETISDTCLGLAADISNPDAASALVKSVTAHFGALHILVNNAGVTHDGLLMRMTDEQWRTVMQTNLDGVFYLTRAVSRVMIRQRFGRIINIGSVVGLHGQAGQCNYAAAKAGLVGFTKACARELAPRHITVNLVAPGFVETDMTAAMTPAMREEALKRIPLNRSGLPEDIAPLVAFLASDQAAYITGTVIPVDGGLGM
- a CDS encoding sulfatase-like hydrolase/transferase, producing MTTSSSSSSTSFSSASGVKPVGVLLVLAFLAAALLIGGLWLFYVPAAKTGVGSVVAPDVNVVLIVMDAFRFDRVGAQRNGVALTPFLDELLGESAFFSEAMSNCTWTRPSMSSLFTSLYVDSHQVIYDTLPPEGSPALAALSPELTPMAAVMKAWGYGTIGIQTNGNLLPEFGFDRGFDVYRVSVDDTGSVVSDWALEELAKVKGSFFLYAHYMDPHLPYNPPPEYRSMMGYDRDALEADETAVVEDFLDYLMAHCKYKTGQLERRPMAPLSEAGREAVRCLYDACIRYTDDQLRRLVTAVRSQAPETLFVILADHGEHFWDHDLLGHGLSLYECELHVPLLLFGPAVPKGVYTHPVQLIDVLPSLSLLLGTEASDTWQGRTLFDDSPRPLYAKTRGMTEEWNTDLESVIDGDRKLIVDHGDGSAQLYAWRSDPVESANLAASEADTVRRMQSLLETQYKANLRARRGVGQEVTIDEETREQLRRLGYMD
- a CDS encoding polyprenyl synthetase family protein, which produces MNNSSLTDVYAPIAPAMKEVRFTVAALWSEVLSLVGGLASMGQGQHFEGKLLRPALCLLSAGALGEEDQSGLVRLAAAYEAIHMASLAHDDVVDHASLRRGSSSLNELWNEHAAILGGDYLVARSFEILLEYECPDLLKGALYAMRRMAGGELRFFDRNPQETDKSDCITLADTKTASLFAAVCAGPAYLFDKEKVDTLYQFGIDLGIAFQLIDDLLDLTQTAAALGKPECGDVAEGKQTLPLVVMRQRMDNEERDRLQALKGQELDDDDCEWIKKQVDALEVAAFVREEAEGYIEKALQSISVLPSSLYRQSLEGLTHFVLNRLS
- the plsX gene encoding phosphate acyltransferase PlsX — translated: MRIAVDTMGTDAAPDVEIEGAVQASLQSDVEIILVGDETLLREKLSAYSKMGAIEVRHAPETILSHEQPVMAVRHKKQSSLLVAMRMVKQGEADAVISAGNTGAVMVAARTILGPIPGVSRPAITQMLPTLQGRVVLLDLGANVDCSARQLCQFAEMGVAYSRYGLGVDNPRVALLNIGEENQKGGCIAREAHATLSKSTHLNFVGNVEPRAMTEGKADVVVCDGFIGNLFLKTTEAIASFMSQLIRETFESTSMSKLGAVLARKALLQMKQKMDPNEYPGAPLLGVDGMVVILHGSCASKAVENAIIGARAAIETDLIGHIHENIQSLRASNGNGNSSVNGITPSDASENTPLPTGTDALPL
- a CDS encoding tetratricopeptide repeat protein; translation: MKLPKPNNHSYRLWLVLIFFIALLLRLWYLYNVVHAPDFVELRQDMSVQDYHARAILSGDWTLPPGRNDPKIITTPYYRPPAYTYLLAAIYYVSNGSYLAPRIFNIILGLSAIVLMFRFASLIFGQGVALFTSALMAVYWGGIFYEGEVNDPAIFVFLLPCLFLLLHRWQKDFSVKWILFVAVLTGCYALMRPNILLYGPFMAAWLLWVGRRHKQLKAVAAAWLALAGITALVIAPVTVRNYMVSGEFVPISTYFGENLHIGYNEDADGYTSWSPYLQKLEGSGQFSVWEYDRMVQGLGREVGNPRLTHSEASYIFARKALAWIKENPGAALRLTLKKALLFWSPWEITENKVVQYEKYYYGPLKYLPGFPHVLALFLFGSILLIRDGFKKALPWQQHGSGSSRWSLLALVYGLIAVYWISFFPFFVNARARHPLYPFLFLIGAYGLYRLWQLLLEKKFLSFATLAVLFAAFYLLSSVNFVDYQPDKARWHYARAESWLRSGEVEKAKPEAEQLLQEKYALYMPFRIGYGMEQKKEYKLAEKLLHAALGSGEQSLVYQEDLYFNIGGVLMADGRMEEAREAYEEALRLNPQDCRAHNDLGILLEQEGDTSGALASYQAAVAANPDFVLAWSNMGDLLGRQGDHEGAVQIFKTALQHVKNNPEFLYNLAVHLNAAGRQDEAILQYKEVLKWKPKDLRALNNLALLYQEEGDTEAALELFNRALALSPKYSLARDNLAILLTQLGQFEESVRVYTEGIALDPENADLLNGLGYHYAVQGDYQKAIDYYQQVLQRYPHFTRARVNLARAWEALGESGQALQEWEVLSQEDPDNSAFLIELGNACLAMERYTQARHYYERVLEVDPENEAAAKNLELMDRLEVDSL
- a CDS encoding DUF177 domain-containing protein, producing MNTFRIPVSSIEETGYTLDARALVSEIQPGSTSTLPIDEVSISGQFVPLDDNYLFRGTVNGVFAEACYRCLAPAKQLVKVPVSWVFTKDTSGVYRELGHSSDDHELTASVHADNPPTVADLTEIDVAPYMWEELVLAQPTRIICNETCQGLCPRCGENLNLSSCTCQSVQEPEQPGNSGLAKLAQLFPEFDPNNKKE
- a CDS encoding ACP S-malonyltransferase is translated as MPAFLFPGQGSQQAGAAALFQDTCPESHALFDIAQNILSNELYHLIMEGTQEALHDTRVAQPALVCVEVAVAAYLQHLGVEPAACAGHSLGEISALVAAGAIDFADALVFVVERARLMSTDVPEGGMTAVLGLAPADIEALLPDDVQVANYNGSFQTIISGTGDALKEAARRLKEGGAKRLLPLSVSGPFHSKFMKPAADQLAAFLKAFPILPPKRPFLSSVSGEWETDPEAIRSLLAAQLYRPVQWTRVMEQLGKRSAVEAGPGTVLQGLAKRTPDGPVVCGGAAPEQCRNFAAREGG
- a CDS encoding ABC transporter ATP-binding protein, with protein sequence MIFLDKVKRRLGPGVVFYCDTFQVDAGSSTALWGPSGCGKSTMLNLISGLLKPDSGIVRVDGQEIQHLSESKLDAFRAERMGFVFQTFNLLAPFNVLNNVVLGMRFADVLPQKEWKDRAHAMLERVGLSHRLNSKPNTLSVGERQRVAIARALVNTPKIIVADEPTGSLDPKAADSVMTLLLELCAQEKVTLLLVTHDKGIADRLPHIFDCSALVQEDPS